From the genome of Xiphophorus hellerii strain 12219 chromosome 11, Xiphophorus_hellerii-4.1, whole genome shotgun sequence, one region includes:
- the tlcd5b gene encoding TLC domain-containing protein 5, whose amino-acid sequence MPALEVICSLIGWLCLYLFCSTFSHRGPEWNCRLVTLTHGVIIVLLTAYVVFVDGPWPFTHAGTENTDLQIFALAVCLGYFFFDLGWCVCYRSEGPVMLAHHAASIVGILLALLMGVSGCETCGVIFGSEITNPLLQSRWFLRQLGLYDSLLGDAVDLLFILLFATVRVGLGTVMFYCELTSPRTLLIMKLGGVVMYLLAWVFMVDIARFGYKKTRAKYRKWMMNRELKETSEEKPVGHEE is encoded by the exons ATGCCTGCATTGGAGGTGATCTGCAGCCTGATTGGCTGGCTGTGTCTCTACCTGTTCTGCTCCACCTTCTCTCACCGAGGGCCCGAGTGGAACTGCCGCTTGGTCACCTTGACCCATGGCGTCATCATAGTGCTGCTGACGGCATACGTTGTGTTTGTTGACGGTCCCTGGCCCTTCACACATGCAG GTACAGAAAACACTGACCTCCAGATATTTGCCCTGGCAGTCTGCCTCGGCTACTTCTTCTTTGACCTGGGTTGGTGCGTGTGCTACCGGAGCGAGGGCCCAGTCATGCTGGCGCATCACGCCGCCAGCATCGTGGGCATCCTCCTGGCGCTGCTGATGGGCGTGTCGGGCTGTGAGACCTGCGGGGTGATCTTCGGCAGCGAGATCACCAACCCGCTGCTGCAGAGCCGCTGGTTCCTCCGCCAGCTGGGACTCTACGACAGCCTGCTGGGCGACGCCGTGGACCTGCTCTTCATCCTGCTGTTCGCCACGGTGCGCGTCGGCCTGGGGACCGTCATGTTTTATTGCGAGCTCACTTCGCCCAGGACTTTGCTGATAATGAAGCTTGGCGGCGTGGTCATGTATCTGCTGGCCTGGGTGTTCATGGTGGACATCGCCAGGTTCGGCTACAAGAAGACCAGGGCCAAATACAGGAAGTGGATGATGAACCGCGAGCTCAAAGAGACAAGCGAGGAAAAACCAGTTGGGCACGAAGAGTGA
- the rcc1l gene encoding RCC1-like G exchanging factor-like protein isoform X2, which translates to MALPCLCPRHMRLALRVCGYATLSGSRPQEKSGEPVFQYVGEHRKPTHKVFVWGFSFTGALGIPSFVVPDSGRKKPRRYQYTPYRLETAEQISSAACGYGFTLMASSTKDVTKLWGMGLNKDSQLGFQRTQHSGQKSYDYVLEPSPVALPLSQPQQTRVVQVSCGRAHSLVLTDQEGVFSMGNNAYGQCGRKIIDDELYSGSHIIHRIKGFSSRVVQVACGQDHSLFLTDTGKVFSCGWGADGQTGLGHLDISSSPVEVGGELAGVDVQQISTYGDCSLAVSRDGRLFGWGNSEYRQLALATESTQMNSPRHLPLKGCGKVVQAACGGTQVAVLNEKGEVFVWGYGILGKGPNLSESSYPERIPPTLFGRSEFNPSVAVVKIRCGLSHFAAVTDRGELFVWGKNIRGCLGIGKKDDQFFPWRVTVPGQVVDVACGVDHMVALAKSLL; encoded by the exons ATGGCTCTCCCGTGTCTCTGCCCTCGCCACATGCGGTTGGCCCTGCGTGTGTGTGGCTACGCGACACTCAGCGGGTCCAGACCGCAAGAGAAGAGCGGCGAGCCGGTTTTCCAGTATGTCGGCGAGCACAGGAAGCCGACCCACAAAGTGTTTGTTTGGGGCTTCAGCTTCACCGGGGCACTGGGGATCCCCAGCTTCGTGGTGCCGGACAGCGGCAGGAAAAAACCTCGCAGATATCAGTACACTCCGTACCGCCTGGAGACCGCAGAGCAG ATTTCATCGGCTGCTTGCGGTTACGGCTTCACTCTCATGGCTTCTTCAACCAAAGACGTGACCAAACTTTGGGGCATGGGCCTGAACAAGGACTCCCAACTGGGCTTCCAGCGCACACAACACAGCGGCC AGAAAAGCTACGACTACGTTCTGGAGCCGTCGCCGGTGGCGCTGCCTCTCTCCCAGCCTCAGCAGACCAGAGTGGTCCAGGTGTCCTGCGGCCGCGCCCACTCCCTGGTCCTCACCGACCAGGAGGGAG TGTTCAGCATGGGGAACAACGCGTACGGCCAGTGTGGGAGGAAGATCATTGATGACGAACTCTACAG TGGCAGCCACATCATTCACAGGATCAAAGGTTTCAGCAGCAGGGTGGTCCAG GTGGCGTGCGGGCAGGACCACAGCTTGTTCCTCACTGACACGGGGAAAGTGTTTTCCTGTGGATGGGGAGCCGACGGTCAGACGG GTTTGGGCCACCTCGACATCAGCTCCTCCCCGGTGGAAGTGGGAGGCGAGCTCGCCGGCGTGGACGTGCAGCAGATCAGCACATACGGAGACTGCAGCCTGGCCGTTTCCAGGGACGGTCGGCTGTTTGGCTGGGGAAACTCTGAGTACAGACAGCTGGCCTTGGCCACTGAGTCCACCCAG ATGAACTCTCCGCGTCATCTCCCTCTAAAAGGCTGTGGGAAGGTGGTTCAGGCAGCATGTGGAGGAACCCAGGTGGCCGTTCTCAATG AAAAAGGAGAAGTCTTTGTTTGGGGCTACGGTATTCTGGGAAAAGGTCCGAATCTCTCCGAGTCTTCGTACCCGGAGAGGATTCCTCCCACTCTGTTTGGACGCTCCGAGTTCAACCCCTCTGTGGCCGTCGTCAAGATCAGGTGTGGCCTCAGCCATTTTGCAGCAGTGACAG ATCGAGGTGAACTTTTCGTTTGGGGGAAGAACATCAGAGGCTGCTTGGGTATCGGAAAGAAAGACGACCAATTCTTCCCCTGGAGA
- the rcc1l gene encoding RCC1-like G exchanging factor-like protein isoform X1 has product MALPCLCPRHMRLALRVCGYATLSGSRPQEKSGEPVFQYVGEHRKPTHKVFVWGFSFTGALGIPSFVVPDSGRKKPRRYQYTPYRLETAEQISSAACGYGFTLMASSTKDVTKLWGMGLNKDSQLGFQRTQHSGQKSYDYVLEPSPVALPLSQPQQTRVVQVSCGRAHSLVLTDQEGVFSMGNNAYGQCGRKIIDDELYSGSHIIHRIKGFSSRVVQVACGQDHSLFLTDTGKVFSCGWGADGQTGLGHLDISSSPVEVGGELAGVDVQQISTYGDCSLAVSRDGRLFGWGNSEYRQLALATESTQQLSQKEETASSRMRPQTHRGQMNSPRHLPLKGCGKVVQAACGGTQVAVLNEKGEVFVWGYGILGKGPNLSESSYPERIPPTLFGRSEFNPSVAVVKIRCGLSHFAAVTDRGELFVWGKNIRGCLGIGKKDDQFFPWRVTVPGQVVDVACGVDHMVALAKSLL; this is encoded by the exons ATGGCTCTCCCGTGTCTCTGCCCTCGCCACATGCGGTTGGCCCTGCGTGTGTGTGGCTACGCGACACTCAGCGGGTCCAGACCGCAAGAGAAGAGCGGCGAGCCGGTTTTCCAGTATGTCGGCGAGCACAGGAAGCCGACCCACAAAGTGTTTGTTTGGGGCTTCAGCTTCACCGGGGCACTGGGGATCCCCAGCTTCGTGGTGCCGGACAGCGGCAGGAAAAAACCTCGCAGATATCAGTACACTCCGTACCGCCTGGAGACCGCAGAGCAG ATTTCATCGGCTGCTTGCGGTTACGGCTTCACTCTCATGGCTTCTTCAACCAAAGACGTGACCAAACTTTGGGGCATGGGCCTGAACAAGGACTCCCAACTGGGCTTCCAGCGCACACAACACAGCGGCC AGAAAAGCTACGACTACGTTCTGGAGCCGTCGCCGGTGGCGCTGCCTCTCTCCCAGCCTCAGCAGACCAGAGTGGTCCAGGTGTCCTGCGGCCGCGCCCACTCCCTGGTCCTCACCGACCAGGAGGGAG TGTTCAGCATGGGGAACAACGCGTACGGCCAGTGTGGGAGGAAGATCATTGATGACGAACTCTACAG TGGCAGCCACATCATTCACAGGATCAAAGGTTTCAGCAGCAGGGTGGTCCAG GTGGCGTGCGGGCAGGACCACAGCTTGTTCCTCACTGACACGGGGAAAGTGTTTTCCTGTGGATGGGGAGCCGACGGTCAGACGG GTTTGGGCCACCTCGACATCAGCTCCTCCCCGGTGGAAGTGGGAGGCGAGCTCGCCGGCGTGGACGTGCAGCAGATCAGCACATACGGAGACTGCAGCCTGGCCGTTTCCAGGGACGGTCGGCTGTTTGGCTGGGGAAACTCTGAGTACAGACAGCTGGCCTTGGCCACTGAGTCCACCCAG CAGCTCAGTCAGAAGGAAGAAACAGCGTCAAGCAGAATGAGACCACAAACCCACAGAGGACAG ATGAACTCTCCGCGTCATCTCCCTCTAAAAGGCTGTGGGAAGGTGGTTCAGGCAGCATGTGGAGGAACCCAGGTGGCCGTTCTCAATG AAAAAGGAGAAGTCTTTGTTTGGGGCTACGGTATTCTGGGAAAAGGTCCGAATCTCTCCGAGTCTTCGTACCCGGAGAGGATTCCTCCCACTCTGTTTGGACGCTCCGAGTTCAACCCCTCTGTGGCCGTCGTCAAGATCAGGTGTGGCCTCAGCCATTTTGCAGCAGTGACAG ATCGAGGTGAACTTTTCGTTTGGGGGAAGAACATCAGAGGCTGCTTGGGTATCGGAAAGAAAGACGACCAATTCTTCCCCTGGAGA